TATGCTGCTCGTCCCAAATGAGCAGCCATCCCCCTAGTCTTCTCAGCTCCTATACGCGCCTGCTTTGTTGCTTCCACTAGCATAGCTATCAAGCTTTTCCATGTGTTGTCCTTGCTGTTAGTATCTTCCACGGTCGCACTGGAGTCATTTGCTCCAGCAACGATGGTATGTGCCATGGTCGCACAGAACGGGCCCAAAGCATCGACGATTGTGCGATCTCCTACCTCAGCTGGTGTGTATCGTGATAAAGTGTCCTTGGCGTATTGCAACGCGTACCCCCATCGAACCTCCGAGTTTGGATGTTCTACACGGTCTTGCGTCACTGACACAGCAAGAGCCTGGAGAAAAATAGCAAGCACTGCGATGTTACGCCAGAGGACAGGTAAACGTGCATACTTATTTGTTCCCGAGGTGAATGAGAAAAACTCACAAGCACCAATGGTCCCTCCCATCACATCTTCTATAATTTCAGCAATTCCATAGATGACCGAATCCATATATTTCTGGATCTTGAGTGAACCATTGTCGAGAGCGTTCATGATAGCTTGATTGGTGataacataaacatatgagCAGGCCGACTTTCAAAGGTAGGGGTACTCGGAGAAATATATGATACCGTACTCACCGAGTGCACCAGCCTTGAACGTGTCCCCACAGTCACCATCACCGACAACGGTATCGAATTCCGTCAGCTGTTCGTGGATCTCTATGACCCTCAAACAAGCGCCCCGTATCGCATTCTGAATCCTATCATTTCTTCCAGCAGGACTCTCCTCGATATCGACGACATCTGTAGGGCGAATGGGTATACTAGAGTCATTAGTGCTCGATAAATTTGTCGTAGATCCCAAATGATCAGAATGGGAGGTCCCCAAACCGTCAGTCCCATGCGCTGGCCAACTGTTACGAGCCCCCACCCACGCGTATGCATCGGTTGGCATGTCAAGTAGTTCTTCGACGGTAATTTCGCTCTCCTCTGACGAAATCCGACCGCCAAGATTCGATCGAAAGGCGTTTGAAGTACCGGGAAGGTTGAGGATGGAGATAGAAAACCCGGGAGCGTTAAGCGAAGTCATATACGACGAACAGTACAGTCTTTTCGGTCGAATTGAATATAGTGCTATAAAGTTCAGTACAAGGTAACTAGAGAAAGGGGCTGACGTGCTCACCAAGTCTTTGGAGGACATCATCCACCACAGCACCCATCTCTAACTGCGACATCCCACCAAGGTTGTTGATGAAAAGCACAGTTCCTTCTTTACACTCTGCCTGTAACTTCATTTCGTCAGTTCCTTTCATGATTCCACCCTCCTTTCCCCGTGCTCCCGACCGGAACAGCATCTCGAACATCTCCCCTATCAATTCTGCCGGTGACCCTATCTCCCTCCTACGTACTCCGGGTTCATTGTGTAGCCCTAATCCGACTTCGCATTCCCCCTTTCCCAGGGCGCGATTTTTCTCGGTTAAATGTCCTGGGACATGACAATGCTCCAGTCCGACTCCGATACTGTATAAATTTCCAACCACTGCATCCCCCATGGCTTTCACAACATCAAGAGACGCACCACGCTCAGCTAAAGCACCGAGAATCTTGCAGACGAGGATATTAGCACCGAGTCCGCGAGGCCCGACAAGCTTGTTCGTTGTGCCAGAACCACTATCCTGAAGGGCGTGTTGACGGTTTTGAGGGAGAAGGGAGACGTCATCTGCCACAACGACGCTTTCAATTCTCGTTCCCGGCATGGTGCCGCGGGCCTTTTCGATTGCCAGTCCGAAATTGAGAATATCTCCAGTATAATTGTTGATGATTGCGAGGACGTCCAGCTGAGGTTTCAAGCTCCCTTCAGGGGCGGAACTATCTGATAGATCTTTGGCGGGAGGCTTTTGGGATTGGGGGAAAGAGTTTGGAGAAGACGCGAGTCCAATTCCTTTCAAAATCTGCTTTGCACTGGGACTGGCAAAGATGTCGCCTGCGATGCATGCAGCCAGCATGCCCTTGCCGGTGTAGCCAGCATGTGCAGGCTCATGACCGGATCCACCACCTGATATAACTGCAACTTGCTTGTGAGGAGAATGGATAGGGGTATACACTGTTTTCGAAGGTTCGTGACTGGATTAAATGAGTATTAAATCACATTCTGGTTATTGCGTCGGGGAACggcacacacacacaggcACGGTATCGTTATGTACTTACAGGATTACGTTTGGGTTCAGAGCTACAGCACCGCGCAGAGACTTGAGGACGAGGCCTTCAGCGGAATTGTATAGATGTTTCGTGTTCATGGTTGGAAGTGGATGAAGTTTGGCGTTTGCAGAGGCCTTTATGGCTTTCCTCGTGGGTATGAGAGTGAAGAAAGAGCTCCTGAGATGGAGGAAGAAAGGTATGTAGTCATAGGACGCAAGGATGGGAGAATAGACCTTACCCCATGACCAATCCTATGTTTTATATATGTCGTCCTAATTTTAGGACTAGCCAAGATGACGATGCATTTCTGAATAGGCCAGTATCTGCTAATGATCGTCTGGACAGAGGATCAATGAATTTGTTGAGCGAGGTTGGCCAAACGTGTAGGCTACTACTTATAGGAGAAGATGTACTTTATCCAGGACGATTGGGTACTGGAGAGGTTTGGTCAAGTCGGATAGGTAGCGAGTTATAAATAAGAGAATAGTGGACTGACAATTTCATGGATGATAAGTGTGGCTCGCCGGTCGAAATCATACACGCTCTCCCTTCGTCCCTGGTTTAGCTTTCCGCAGGGTACGGTAAATGGCAGGGAGAAAGGCGTGCCTGACATATTTGTCGACCACTGTTGTAAGACTTGTTTGAGTGACGTCGTACCAAGGTCAACGCAGAAATAATTGACGACACGTGCAGAGGTCGAGAGGACAATGTATATCTTAGATGGCTTCATTATGATCAAATCGATGTCTACAAGTTACAGGATCGACTGTGCTTGAAGAAATGGTAAGCACTACTAGCAGTCATTCATAGCCACTCACCTATACCGTACAAAATCTCTACAACCACCCTACGTTGTCCCATGAGGGTAGATCGACACGTATATGAATACCTTTCGACTCAGCACGAGCCTCTCCTTTCATGTTCGTTATCCCGACGCGTTCCCGGGTCTCTGAGATGCAGATGAGCCTCAGGACGGATACACAGCGTCGCTGCTATGCATTATTATTATGGAATTGTACTCACCTAGTATGATCTGTCAACACACTAATCCGACTCGAGTCGAGCAACGTTAATCAGGTTTCTCCAGACTGCTCCCAGAATAACATATCTCTCGCAAAGTGCACTCCAGGACGATAGGATAATTCAAGTTTGTTGGCGAAAAAAAGTAGCACCGACATTTCCCGGCCTCTTTCGACCACGTGATATGTGCAAAATTCAGGTTAGGTTAAGGTTAGGTTTAAGTTTGCTTATCCCAAACGTAGAGTCCTTGCTATTCCTCAACCGTTTGCGCTATGGATTCAAAATTTGTGTTTTGAGGAGTGTATACACTGTACTAACAATGTAGAAGATTTGAAGACAGTCGAGTGAGTGTGCATATTGGAATTTATGAGTTTTACACATATTTGAATCTCCATGATCGTGATAGTCTAAGTATTAGTACTCACTGGAGAATTAGCATTGCACTGCGGTTGAACGCACATACAATTTACCTTGCCGTGTGGACGAGGGAAGCGAATGATGTGAGTGGATGTGCGGGATGTGGTCGTCACGATTGGTCGCTTTACTCAAAGTTACATATTATAAATTTACAATCCCCATCAGAAAATAACGTTCTAAAGTCCAAGAAAATTGATGAAGTTCGTTATTTCCGCGCTCCATCACACCGACTTACTAGGTCGGTGGTTCGAGCCGTGGTAGTACCTTGCGCGTCCTCCAGCATTCGCGTATGTCTCCTTAGCCTCCGTTAAGAGGTGAGATGTCTTTGCCGTACGTGTGTACCAGATGAGTAGCATGTGCACTTGCTCCGACTCGTCATAAAGAAGGGGGGATCAATCAGGTGAAACCCAAAATAGTCTACCGAGGTCGATAAATCATAAAGtttcctcctcgtcatgATGGTTCTCGCTGAGATAATAGGAAAATATGATCGAACCatatttccatctccaatGCGGCCTTTGAGCGAAAGTGGTCCTATCAAGGCATATTTTCATATATACGTTGTACGGCTTGGGGAAGGCTCATATACTAGCCATTAAACGAGATTTGCTACTTCTGCACACCTTGTTCGCTCAGGTACACACGCTGAAAGTACATACGGTTAATAGAGAGACGACATTTTAATGAGTTTAAGAATACGTGAATCTATTTTAAGATACTATCCCAGGAAACTTCAATGATAACGCACCGCCTCAAAACCTGATTTCTGATGAGCATATCAAAAGTGCCGGTGCATTAGCTCATATAAGATAGCTCTTAACAAGTTAGACTATTCCTATATCTTAAGGAACGCCTCTGAATATTTGCTCGACCAACTTTAGTATTATCTGCCACCATGTCTATTATCACATCGATCTTGACACACACCGTCGGCGCTTACACCGTTGGGACTTTTGTTTCTGCAATGTAAGTGCTATGTTTGTGCAGGTCACCCTTGTCTGATTTAATTTCTATAGACTCCTTGGAGTTACTTGCTCCCAGGTACAGCTCATATTCATTTTCTCCTGAAAGCATTGAATAATTACCTGATGACTTCGGGGAAAGGCATGGTACTACTTTAACACATACACCGACCCCCCGATTGTTCGATACACTGTAAGCATGTTGAATATGTTTGTTTTCTATCTAACCAATTACGCGAATGCATACCGTTAGGTTGGAGCCCTCGTGTTAGTATCACAATTTTCATCAATTAAGCGTCCTGTTTACCCGTTTTATATGCCTAGAGTATGTGAGATGCTGCATGTCGCTGTCAGCATTCATGCTCTGTACTTTTACTTGGTAATAAACTACCTGAATCCGGTGGCCCTGCTTAAGAGTGTCTGGTGAGTCATTCTCTCTTGAATATTCAAGGCCTGAGATCACTAAAACTGTTGTGGATTTATTAGGTCGATTAATGTAAGATTTGGACAGCTGAACGGAACCTACAGCTTGATAACAAGTTTCTTTGATTAGGTTATCTTTGGTATTATTGTATGTCGCATTTGAAAGCAACTTCTTGTGGCTGACATAAATATTTCTAGGGTGTAAGCGTCTTGCTCGTACATCTGAATTATGCGATGAGAATATACCATGGTAGTATTGCCTGTTATAAAAAAGCTATATTAGACGAAGCTAATGCATATTGACGCCCAAATTAGTGAGCGGGAGGAAGAAACTAATCCCTTTTGCTATCGTGAGTCTAGAATGTGATGATATGATCTACGGTAATATTCATACACTCTTCCTCTTAGGTTGTGGTGTCCTCTGCTCACTGCGGTAGGTATTTAAAGTATATATACATGTGAAAAATTCTTAAACCTTTCATAGTCCTTGGGTGGTGTACGTCGTTGTGTTTATACTGGGACACGCTGTTTACTTAAATTCAACACTCAAGTCCTCGTTGCCGTCCTGTACTGATCTTTTTAAACCAGTTGAGATATATTTGATAACCTTGTTTTAGATTCCGACAGCCACTTGTATCTCAGCTACCAGGGCTGCCAGAGGTGAAAGTTAATTTATTATGTTGATGCATACTTACTTTCTTGAACATTTTTATTGGTAGTCCATTGCGAAGGCAGTTCTATCTTCAGCCGTTGCTATTGACCTGGTGATAGCTTTCACTCTGAGCTACTACCTCAACGCTGGTCGATCTGGATTGGTCCAGTAGGAATATTTTTTCCATGACGTATCTCTCTGGTTCTCATTGCATTAGGACTGACAAATTGATAAACCGCTTAATGGTTATTACAATTAACAATGGAATGCTAACAAGG
This portion of the Psilocybe cubensis strain MGC-MH-2018 chromosome 12, whole genome shotgun sequence genome encodes:
- a CDS encoding Dihydroxyacetone kinase 1 codes for the protein MNTKHLYNSAEGLVLKSLRGAVALNPNVILHEPSKTVYTPIHSPHKQVAVISGGGSGHEPAHAGYTGKGMLAACIAGDIFASPSAKQILKGIGLASSPNSFPQSQKPPAKDLSDSSAPEGSLKPQLDVLAIINNYTGDILNFGLAIEKARGTMPGTRIESVVVADDVSLLPQNRQHALQDSGSGTTNKLVGPRGLGANILVCKILGALAERGASLDVVKAMGDAVVGNLYSIGVGLEHCHVPGHLTEKNRALGKGECEVGLGLHNEPGVRRREIGSPAELIGEMFEMLFRSGARGKEGGIMKGTDEMKLQAECKEGTVLFINNLGGMSQLEMGAVVDDVLQRLALYSIRPKRLYCSSYMTSLNAPGFSISILNLPGTSNAFRSNLGGRISSEESEITVEELLDMPTDAYAWVGARNSWPAHGTDGLGTSHSDHLGSTTNLSSTNDSSIPIRPTDVVDIEESPAGRNDRIQNAIRGACLRVIEIHEQLTEFDTVVGDGDCGDTFKAGALAIMNALDNGSLKIQKYMDSVIYGIAEIIEDVMGGTIGALLAIFLQALAVSVTQDRVEHPNSEVRWGYALQYAKDTLSRYTPAEVGDRTIVDALGPFCATMAHTIVAGANDSSATVEDTNSKDNTWKSLIAMLVEATKQARIGAEKTRGMAAHLGRAAYVASASSSTSTSAGAVELPPDPGAWGVCAILEGFLDGLRT